Genomic window (Corynebacterium simulans):
AGTGGCGCGTGCTCATCGGCGACGACGTCGCCGGCACGCTGTTGGAATACGCACGCTCTATCAACGCGTCGCAATTGGTTATCGGCCGCCGGCCACGCTGGGGGCACACTCTTGCCAATGGAGTTGCCGAGCGTGTGATCGATGGCTCGGGCACGATTGATGTCCACATCGTCTCCCTGTCCTCGTCAGATGACTCCCAGCCAAAACGGCCGCGGCGAGGCACGGTTTTCGGCCGAGTCCGCCTACTGACCGGTTGGTTTGCGGCGTTGCTCTTCCCCCCGGGGTTTACGGTGCTCATGTTGCTCTTTAATCCGGAGGAAAAGTTCTTGAGCCCCATCCTGCTGGGATTTCTCACCATCGTGGTCTTTAGCGCCATCGCGGCCGGCGTGTGGCCGGCGCTGCTCGCGGTCATCAGTGGTTCGCTGTTGGCCAACTGGTTCTTTACCGCTCCCACCCACACGTTGAGTATTACCGAGCCGGAGTCGATAACCTCGGTGGGCTTCTTCATCATCATCGCTCTGACCGTGGCGTATATCGTGGACTACGCTGAACGGCGCGCAGACGAAGCGAAACGACGTCAAACACAGGCCGTCATCATGGCAGACCTTGCGCGCGGCGTCATTTACGAGGGGGCGGATCTCAAATCACTATTGCGGCGACTTGGCGAGACTTTTTCGTTGGACAAGGTCCTCCTTCAGCGCTATTCCAGTGAAGACAAGAAGTGGTGGACCATCGAGTCCAACGCGGAGTCCTCGGATGTAGTTGTGGCACAGCAAAAAAGTCGTGCCGGTGAATCCGCCAACCACGTGGGGATCGGTGACTCACTGCGCCTAGTCATCGGCAACCGGGAACTCAGCCCGTCTGAGATCGATATGATCGAAGCCCACGGTGCTCGCATTACCGCCATTCTCGACCGGCAGGAAATGGAAGCGATGCGACGGGCGACCACAGCCCTGGAATCCTCCAACCGAGTCGGTTCCACGCTGCTCACCGCGGTCTCGCACGACCTACGAACGCCGCTAGCCGGCATCACCACGGCAGTCTCCGGACTCACGCTCGGCGACGTCGAAATCTCTGAGGCAGACCGTCAGGCCCTCATCAACACCATCGAGTCCTCGGCGCACCGTCTCGAGATAGTTATCAATCATCTGCTTGACATGTCTCGCCTCAATACGGGGATGCTTCGACCAAACTCGCAGGCTATTGATGTCGCGGACATCGTCGACGCTGCGCTCGATGAGCACAGCGTCTCTGCAGGAGGCGTGCGTGTGGACATCCCTGTCACGCTGCCCCCGATCCTCGCGGATTACGGCCTCGTCCAGCGCGTACTAGCAAACGTCATCGCCAACGCGGTCAACCACGGCGCGGGCACCCACATCGATATCACGGCGCGCGAGGCACACCTGGCCAGCGTGGCCGACGATGCCGCTTCAATCGGGCCTTCTGGCCTTCGCGACGACCATAACATCGTACAGATTAGGATTGCTGATCACGGCCCTGGCATTCCTCGAGACCAGTGGGATAGCTTGTTTCTGCCTTTCCAACGGCTATCAGATGACGCCTTGGGGCTCGGCCTGGGTCTGGCCGTGGCCCGTGGTTTCACTGAAGCCATGGGCGGACACATCTACCCCGCCGAGACCCCCGGTGGCGGCGCGACCATCGTCATCGAAATGCCTTGTACCTCTACACCCGAAGGTGGAAAGCAGTAGTGTCCCAACTCCATTCATCCTCTGCGGCACCCGAAGCCGACCAAGGGCCCCGCATCCTCATCGTTGAAGACGACCATACGCTAGCCCTTGCGGTTTCAATCAACCTCAAGGCGCGGGGTTATCAAGTTCGCGTTGCAAAGACAGCAGCCTCCGCCCTGAAAATCTCTGGGCAGTGGCAACCCCAGGCAGTTCTGTTGGACCTCGGCCTTCCGGACACGTCTGGTCTAGAAGTCCTGCGCTCGCTGCGCACATGGTCGACTGTGCCCGTCATCGTGGTCTCCGCCCGCCATGAACAAGAGGGCAAGATCAACGCCCTCGACGAGGGCGCCGACGACTACGTCACCAAACCGTTTTCCACTGGTGAGCTGCTCGCCCGGCTCCGATCCGCCCTACGCCGCGCCGCCACCGCCTTCGCCACCGAACGAGTGAACCCCGTACTCGTCTCCTCGGATAACCGGTTGCGCCTCGACCTTGCCCAATCAAGTGTCTACGTGGATGACTCACGCATCCACCTCACACCCATTCAATGGAAAATCGTCGAATACATGGCCCGCAACTACGAGTCTCTCGTCAAAAGCACCGATTTGCTACAGGCAGTGTGGGGCAAAAACTATGAGCGAGAGACCAATTATCTGCGCGTGTACATGTCGCAACTGCGCCACAAGCTCGAGCCGGATCCGTCACGTCCGCGCTATTTCCTCACTGAGCCGGGCTTGGGCTATCGCCTTAATGGCTTCGCCCCCGCATGATGGCCAAAGTCGCGAGCGGGATGATGATCGTCACGACGGCAACGTCGAGGGCGCGCACGTACATGTTCATGTCGGCCTGCTCGTGGATATCGTCGCGCGTGATGTAGACGGACTTGCCCGTATCTGCGCGCGTCGTCGCCAGGTTCATCTCCGCCGGGTTCGCCTGAAATGCTTCGAAGTCGAAGGCAGTTCCTTGTCCGAGGAGCGCTCGTAGATATACTCCGCGTTGAAATACCCCGTGCCGCGCAGCACCGAGGCCACCCCGCCGAAGCTCGGGTTATGGGCGAAGTCCACGAAGGAATCCTTCGCCCGCCACGCGTCGCGCGAAAGGTAATTCACGGTGTGCGAGGACCCCGCGGACACGCCGCCCACCCAGCCAAACTGCACGTCTTCCTCGATGAGCTTGACCACGCAGGCCGCCGCCTTCAAAAATCAGGGCGGTATCTTTTGCATCAATCACGTTGTTTTACCGTACGCGGCTGCTTACGATGTTCACATGGGATTACTTGACGCGCTCCGCTCGCTCACCGGCCCCAAGGCCCCGCGCCTCGCCACGCCCGAGGCTGGCGCGCCCGTCGTCGAGGTCGACCATCTCGCGGTCCACACCGCCGGAACCTTGCTCATCGTCGTCACCGACTCTTCCGGCGCCGCAGCCCTCCGCGAGGTCGCCCGCGCCGCCGAGCCCGCCTGGCTTGCCGATGCCCCCACCCGCGTCTTCTTCTCCCCCTCCCCGCGCCCCGAGGTTCCGGTCCGCGATCCCAAGAAAGGCTGGGCCATCCCGCTCGACCCGGACACGCGCGCCACACTCCTAGAGACCCTGCGCGCCGAGCCGGGCGACTACGAGCTGTCCAAAACCCTTGCCATCTCCGTGGAGTAATCATGCTCATTCTTCCCTTCAACGGCCTCCGTCCCCGCATCCACCGCAGCGCGTTTATCGCGCCGAACGCCACGATTATCGGCGACGTAGAAATCGGCCCCGACGCTTCCGTCTTTTACGGCACGGTCCTGCGTGCCGACGTCGGCGCCATCCGCATTGGCGCACGCACGAATATCCAGGACAATTGCGTACTCCACGTCGACTGCGACGCAGACTGCATCCTCGAAGACGACGTGACTGTAGGTCACATGGCGATGGTCCACGGCGCACACGTCGAATCCGGAACGCTCGTGGGTATGCAGGCCACTGTGCTCTCGCGCTCGCATGTCGGTACCGGCTCGCTCATCGCCGGCGGCGCCGTGGTCCTCGAAGGCCAGCAGATCCCGGCGCGCTCGCTCGCTGCTGGCGTGCCCGCCAAGGTCCGCCGCGAGCTGAGCCCCGAGGAATCCGCCGCGTTTATCCCGCACGCCGCGCGATACGTCGAGACCGCCCGCGGCCAGGCGCCCGAGTCCGAGTCCCTGCGTCTCGAGGACGTCTCGTTCTAGAGCGAGACCACACCCATGATGATGAGGAAAACCGCAACCGCGTAGCCCGAGTACAGCGCGACCTGGGTCGAGTTGCGGCGCGCAGCCGCGAAGACGCGCCCGGCTGGGCTGTCCGGGTAGTGGCGCACCATCGCGAGTCCCAGGCCACAGAGCGTGGGCAGGCTCAACGCCAGGCAGGCGTAGAGCAGGCCTGCGCTCACCCGCGAGCTCACCGAAAGATCGCCTGCGGCCAAGTGCATGAGGCCGTAGTAGAACGGCACCGAGGTGAGCGATTGGATAATGCCCATCGCGAAGCCGACAAGCGCCGTAAGCAACGACGGGGTGCGCAGCGGGCCTAGGAGTTTCTCCACGAGCGGGTTCGACTCGCCTTTGGAGCGCCACGCGCCGAGCGCGAGGAGGACGCCGACCACGATGAGCACGATGCCCGCGATGGGCGAGTCGAGCACCGAGATGATCTGGTCCTTGATGCCAAGGAAGATAGAGAACACGAGCGCCGTCGCGGCAAGCACGCCCAGCCAGTCTCCCACAACCACGAGCGTAGCGATCTTGCGATACATCCCGCGCGGCAGCATGATGCCAATCGCGACGAGGATGCCGATGAGCAGCGCATTCACGGAGTCAAGGAGAGCATAAAGGACGGCATGGAGCATGCGCGCAAGTCTACAGCGCTTATGCAGCGCCTCCCCAAACCGATCCCAAATCGAAAACTTGCATAGCAACTGCAAGTTTGCGTAAGATGTGCAATATTGCAGAAGTAACGCAAACTTAATCAAAGGAAGTCTGTACATGTCGAAATTCCTCTACCGGCTCGGTAGTTGGTCATACCGAAAAGTGTGGCCATTTCTCGCGTTCTGGCTCGTAGTCCTCGTGGGCTTCGGTGGCCTCGCGGGCGCTTTTGCCAAGTCCCCTACCCCAACCTTTTCCATGCCTGACATGGATTCCACCGTCACTCAGGAAAAGATGATGGAGCGCTTCGGTAATGAAACCGATGCCATGAGCGCGCCTAGCGCCACCATCACCATTCAAGCTCCAGAAGGCGAAAAGCTCAGTGACAAAGAAGTCATGGGCGAGGTCGATTCCATGATCGAGGAGTTGCAAGGCACGGACGCGCTGCGCGATTCCGACAAGATTGTCAATCCCGTCATGGCCGCGATGGGCATGGAAAAGCAGCTGACTGAAAAGATGTCGGCGCAGGGCATGCCTGAAGAGCAGATCCAAGAAAACCTGGCTGCCTTATCCCCGCTCAGCGAGGATAAGCGCACAGGCACCATCTCCATCGAATTCGATGCAGATACCGTCACCGACATCCCGCAAGAAGAGATGGCTGCGGTCACGGATATTCTGCGCGACTACGACGAGGGCGACCTCACTGTGAAATACGGCGGCAACGCCTTCAACGGCGCCACCGAGATGAACATGGTCTCCGAGGTCATCGGCCTCATCGTCGCGGCCGTCGTGCTGCTTATTACCTTCGGCTCGTTCGTAGCCGCAGGCATGCCGCTTATCTCCGCCGTCATTGGCGTGGGCGTCGGCCTGCTGGGCGTCCAGCTCGCCACCATCTTCACGGACTCTGTCTCCGATCAGACCCCGATGCTGGCCTCCATGATCGGTCTCGCAGTGGGCATCGACTATGCCCTGTTCATCGTCGCTCGCTTCCGCAACGAGCTGATTACCTCCTCTGGTCTCAATGACTTGAACCCCAAGGAGCTGGCCGCAGAGCTTAAGAAGATGGACAAGGCTACCCGCGCACATGCAATGGGCATGGCGCTCGGCACCGCCGGTTCCTCCGTCATTTTCGCCGGCATCACCGTGGTCATCGCCCTCGCCGCGCTGACCATCATTGGCATTCCGTTCCTTTCCACCATGGCCATCGCAGCCGCAGCCACCGTGGTCATCGCGGTCTGCGTAGCACTTTCCTTCCTACCGTCCCTCCTCGGCCTGTTGGGCACCAAGATCTTCGCAGGTCGCGTTCCCGGTCCTAAGGTTCCGGATCCAGAAGATGAAAAGCCAACGATGGGCCTAAAGTGGGTACGCCGCGTGCGTGCGCATCCATTCCTGCACCTAGTTGCCGGCGTGCTGTTGCTGGGCATCCTCGCACTTCCGGCTGCCAACTTGCGCCTTGCGATGCCGACAGATGGCACCTCCAAGCTAGGCACCCCCCAGCGCGATGCCTACGAGATGACCGAGGAGGCATTCGGCCCGGGACGCAATGCTCCGATGATCGCTTTCGTCGACGTCGCGAACGTCGCCGAGCAAGACCGCCTGCCTGCATTCCAGCAGATCCTGCAGGAATTCAATGACACCGAAGGCGTCGTCAATGCCCAGATCGTGGCAACCACCGACTCCCAAGATGCCGCGCAGATCATGATCACCCCGTCCACCGGCGCGACCGATGAGGAAACCACCCAGACCTTGGAGCGTCTGCGTGATTACCAGGGCGAGTTCAGCGAAAATACCGGCGGTAGCTACGGCATCACCGGCATTACCCCAATCTTCGATGACATTTCGCAGAAGCTTTCCGACGTCCTGGTCCCCTACATCGCCATCGTCCTGGGCCTCGCCTTCCTGGTGCTGCTATTGGTATTCCGCTCCATCTGGGTACCGCTGATTGCCGCGGCCGGCTTCGGCCTATCAATGGCCGCCACGTTCGGCATCACCGTCGCTATCTTCCAGGAAGGCATGTTCGGCATCATCGATGACCCACAGCCACTGCTTTCCTTCCTGCCGATCATGCTCATCGGCCTGACCTTTGGCCTGGCGATGGACTACCAGGTCTTCCTGGTTACCCGCATGCGTGAAGGATTTGTCCACGGCAAGACGGCAGGCAACGCCACCTCCAACGGATTCAAGCATGGCGCCCGCACCGTGACCGCGGCGGCGCTGATCATGATCTCCGTGTTCGCGGCCTTCATGCTCATCGACCTCCCCTTCATCAAGACCATGGGCTTCGCACTCGCAGTCGGCGTCTTCATGGACGCGTTCGTCGTACGCATGATGCTGATTCCGGCCACCATGTTCCTACTCGATGACAAGGCGTGGTGGATGCCAAAGTGGCTGGCGAAGATTCTGCCCAACCTCGATGTAGAAGGAGAAGCCCTGAGCGCGCAGCGGGAAGAACTCCAACAATTCCAGCGCGATAAGGTAGAAGCAAAGTCCACCGGAAAAGGAGCATAAAAATGGCGAGCTTGCGGGAAGCAAAAAAGCGGGCCACGCGCCACGCCATCGCAGATTCTGCCGCACGCCTGGTGCTCGCTGAAGGAGCGGAAAAACTCACCGTGGCGCGCATTGCGGAGGTCGCCGGGGTCTCCCCACGTACCTTCCACAACTACTTCACCTCTGCTTCCGATGCGCTTTTGTTTTTCACCGCAAGCGTCCTTGAGTCCTTCTCGGAAAATATCGACGAGCTCTATCCCGAGGCTGACATCAACGAGTTCTTTGAGCACCTAGTCTCGGATATTCTGGAATCCGAGGACGAAAACCTGCATTCGATTGCTACCTTGGTGGCCATCGGCGAGAGTCTCGAAGGGCTTAGCCACACTGCCGAAGAGCGTCAACGCTACGAGTCTTGTGCCGAAGACATCCTGAAGTCCTTCAGCACGCGAATGGCCGACTTTTCCGAAAGAGAAATGCGCGTCATTTTGACTGCCCATGGCGCGGCCGCACGCCTTGCCCTGATGGAAATCAATGCCGCAGAAAAGGAAGGCCATGCTTTGAGCATTGAAGAAAAGAAGCAAATCGTCAGCGAATGCCTTGCAGCGCTGAAAAAGATTTCCTAATCGATTTCTCAAGCACTGCGCTTTCCTGCAGTTCACTGAAAATTCACCCCGGACCGGCGGCGACACCTGCCGGTACCGGGGTACTGTCGTATAAGTCGTATTTTCCGCCCACAGGCCTCGCTCCTCCGGGCAAAGATAGACCTTCCTGTCAGCGCATGTTCGCATGCATCCCTCGAGTAAGTTTGGAGTGTTCACAGTGAAGATTGCGATTCTGGGCGGCGACGGTTTCTGTGGATGGCCAGCATCCCTCTATCTGTCCGACCAGAGCCATGACGTCATCATCGTGGATAATCTCTCACGCCGCGCTATCGACGAGGAACTCGGCGCGAGTTCGTTAACCCCCATCGTCTCGATTGAGGAACGCATCGCGGCATGGCATGAGGTCTCCGGCAAGACCATCGCTTTCCACAACTTGGACGTTGCTCAGGACTACGACGCTTTGCTCGACTTCCTGGTAACTGAACAACCGGATGCAGTAGTGCACTTTGCTGAGCAGCGCGCTGCTCCTTATTCCATGAAGAATTCGCGTACCAAGCGTTACACGGTGGATAACAACATCAACGCCACCCATAACCTGCTGGCCGCCATCGTGGAATCCGGCCTCGACATCCACGTGGCTCACCTCGGCACCATGGGCGTCTACGGCTACGGCACCGCGGGCATGGAAATCCCGGAAGGCTACCTCGACGTACAGGTCAAGGTGGAGGGCCAGGAGCCAATCGAGCAGTCCATCCTCTACCCTTCCAACCCAGGCTCGGTCTACCACATGACCAAGGTGCTGGATCAGCACCTTTTTGCCTACTACGTCAAAAACGATGAGCTGCGCGTCACCGACCTACACCAGGGCATCATCTGGGGTACTCACACCGAGCAAACACTTAAAGACGAGCGCCTCATCAACCGCTTCGACTACGACGGCGACTATGGCACGGTGCTCAACCGCTTCCTCATCCAGGCAGGTATCGGTTACCCGCTGACTGTCCACGGCACCGGTGGCCAGACCCGCGCTTTCATCCACATCCGCGACATGGTCCGCTGCATCGAATTGGCTCTGGAGAATCCACCGGCCAAGGGCGAACGCGTAAAGATCATCAACCAGATGACAGAAACCCATCGCGTGCGCGACCTTGCAGAACTCGTCGCCGAGCTTTCCGGTGCGAAGCTCGCCATGGTGCCGAACCCGCGCAAGGAATCGGCAGAAAACGAGCTGCACGTTTCCAACAACACCTTCTTGGAACTTGGCCTTGAGCCAACTACCTTGAGCGAGGGGCTCCTCCACGAGATCGAGGAGGTAGCAAGGCGCTACGCGGACCGCGTGGATCGCTCCAAGATTCCAGCGCAGTCGCTGTGGACGAAGCAGCAACAGGTTGGAATTCCGGAGGAATTCCTCGACAAGGCCGCTCACTAACCCCACTTTTAAACCGTGCGCATCGCAATCGTTACCGAGGTCTTTCTCCCGAAGATCGACGGAGTAGTCACCCGCCTGACCAAGACCCTAGAGCAGCTTGCTCTTCTAGGCCACGAGGTAAAAATTTTCGCCCCGGGCAATCCTCCGAAAAGTTTTGCAGGCTTTGAGGTTTCCCCGATCCCCAGCCTTTCCTTACCGGTCTACCCGGAGATCAAATTCGGTCTTCCAACTTGGGGATTCTTCAGGGAAATCCGCGAATGGGACCCAGACGTAATTCATGCCGTCAACCCCATTTGGACTGCCGCACTAGGCGTCTTCGCTGCCCGGCGCGATGCGGTCCCGCTGGTGGCAAGCTTTCACACCAACGTCCCGGAATATGTTGACGCTCTCGGCATCGGGTGGACACGCCCGCTGACAGAGCATGCGATCACCTACCTACACAACCAGGCCGCGGTGAACCTGTGCACGTCTGCTCCCATGGTGGATAAGGCCCGCATGATTGGGATGCACAACGTGAAGTTGTGGCCAAAGGCCGTAGACACTCAGACCTACCACCCGAAAAAATCCACACTAGTCATGCGTGAGCGCCTCAGCGCAGGTAATCCCGACGCACCGCTTCTTACCTATATCGGCCGCATTTCCAAAGAAAAGGACCTGGAGCGGCTCGCCAACGTAACAAAACTCGTGCGCCAGGAAGTACCCGCGGCACGCTTGGCCATCGTGGGCGCTGGCCCCTATCTGGAGCAGCTCAAGAAGTCCTTCGACCCCGAAGTCACTGTCTTTACCGGCTATTTGTCCGGCGAAAAGCTCGCGCAAGCATTCGCTTCCGGTGACGTTTTCCTCTTCCCCTCAGCGACGGAGACTTTAGGCTTGGTTGCCCTTGAATCCTTTGCTGCCGGAGTGCCTGTCATCGGTACAAACGCCGGCGGCATCCCTTTCGTCATCGACGAAGGCGAAACCGGTCACCTCATCGATCGCGATGCTTCCGACGCCGAATGGGCCGCAGCTGCGATTAGCCTATTGACAGATCCCGCGCGACGCGCCCGCATGGGTCAGGCCGCGCGTACCGAAGCAGAGCGCTATTCATGGTTAGAATCCACAAAGGCACTCGTTGCCGCTTATGAAGAAGCGATAGATAATCCCTACCGACGCTGAGGAAGTTTCACGCCCCATGCCATTGCCACCGTTGCCACTGCCTGAAAACCAGGAAGAAATTTACTCCGCCGGCGCCTTCGTGCAAGCAGGTATCGATGCGGAATTTACAAAGCAGCTAGGCGAGGTTGAAGCGACGGAGTTCAACTTCCAGCCTTCCCCGAGCGCTGATGGGACTACCGAATTGGACCAAAAGGTCCAGGTTCGCTTCAACACTGCGCAGGGAATACGCGATTTTCCAGGCATGCGCCTTGCCACCATCAAGGATGGCATTCTCACCTGGTGCGCGGAAGGTGCGCGTCAAGCGCCCATCGCGGAGTTCCACGAACCGCAACCTTTCGAGTTCTCACTGCTTAATATCGCGCGCTTTCTCGTGGGCAACGCCCCGGTCGCCCGGGTACCGCAGGGCGATCACGACGCCGTGGTGGCCATTGCGTTCAACAGTCTTCCGCACGATACGGCCAGCACTATCTCCTTAGGACTTGAGCGTTTCAGCGGCGGCATCGACGAGCGCTTGGCCTTGCTGAACCTCGCGCAAGCGCGCCGGCTCGAAGCTGATTCCGCGCCGGGTAACGCCAAGGGCGGCGCCACAGCGGAGACAATCACGCTCAGCGATGGCACCAGCGTGCATTTGAGCGCCAAGGATGCACCGGGTGGCCAGCGCATCGTTGGCATCCGCAAGGCCCATTCGGGTGTGCTGCCAGAGCACGTGCTTGCCGACGCCCATTTCACCGCCGTTGAGCACCAGTTCTACCTGGAGTCGCGCTTTCCTGATGCCGCCGTGCAGTTTGATGCCGCGACGGCCACCGCGATGCTTTCTACCTCGACCGGTTCGACGCCCGTCGATGCTCATCTCATCGCAACGGTCGACTCCGATGAGTTCACGTGGGCGTGGGCTGATCCGGACTATGCGGGCACGCATTCCGCACGCGCTTCCTTCAACTTGCAGCGCTTCGGGCGCGATAACTGCGTCCCAGATCTTGTCCGGCCTTGCCTACCAATGGAGTGGGCGAAGGACGCCTTTCTTCCGCAGATTGCGATGCCCATCCTCGGCGCATGGACTTTGCTGACCGTACAGCTGGGGGAAAAGACCGGTATCCTCCTAGCGAGCTCGCCTACGCTGACGTTGCCTGCCCCTACTCCGGAAGTTGCCGAGGCAGTGCTGGCCGTCGACCTTCCTGCAGGCTGCGACGCCGAACGCGCCCGTGCCGCTTACGCCGCTAACCGCGGCGTCGCCAGTTGGTAAAGCATTAGTGCCAGCATCTAGGCGTTGGCGATAACCTCGCGGAATTCGGCGGCCTCTCCCGCTGCGGGGAACGCGGCATCATGCGTTTTATCTACCAGGACCGCACGCACGCCTTCGACAAAATCTGGCCGGCGCAACATGTGCTTGCCCAAAGCCAGCTCCATGCGCAGGGCCTCACGGACGTCTTTCGCTTTGGCTTCCCCAGCGAAAAGTTCTGTAGCCGCAACCAAAGATGAAGGGCTAGCCTTTTCGGTAAGTTTTGCAAAGACCTCTGCCAGCTGCGGATGGGCAGGAAGCGCTTGCTTGATATCGGCCCATGTATCAAAGGCAAAGACTTCATCGATGTCATCAATGAGCTCTGCTAGCTCTGGTTTACCTTCCGGTTTAATCGCGTGCTTTTCTGCAGCGGCATCGACGCCTACGGCAATAACATCATCGATGAATGCCTGGGGGCTTTCGATGACGTGCGTCGCCAAGCCAGCCCAGAGCATATCTGCGGCATACATACGGTAGCCGCTAAGGCCCCAAAACTTTGCCAGTGCGGGATCGGATTTTCCACGGGTGCCAATCATGCGTTGGGCCATGTAGGCGACACCGACGTCAGTGATGTAGCCAATTGCCATCTCTGGCATCGAAGCAAATGCTTTGTCGGTGACGATTCGGTGCGAACCGTGGGCGGAAATTCCTAGTCCGCCTCCCATGACGACGCCGTCGATAACGGAGATATAGGGCTTGGGATACTCGGCGATATCACCATTCAGTTTGTACTCTTTTTCAAAGAATTCATCCACTTGTCCCCAACGTTCCTCCAAGACTCCGTCGCGGGCGGCACGCACGTCACCTCCAGCACAAAAGGCCTTGGGGCTTCGCGAGTGAACCAGCACTTGTTGGACATTTTCGTCCTCGCGCCACTGGGAAAGAGCTTGGCGAATAATGTCAAGCATCTCAGGATTTAAACTATTGAGCGCGCGCGGCCGATCCAGCTCGATAACTCCGGTATGGTTGCGAACTGATACTTTCACTGGCTCGGCGTGAGAACTTGTTTCTACAGCACTATTATTCTCAGACATGCCCTCCAGTGTGGCATATCACATTAGATACGGCTACCCCGATAAATCACAGATTGGTGGACGATTTGGCCCCGCA
Coding sequences:
- a CDS encoding glycosyltransferase family 4 protein; translation: MRIAIVTEVFLPKIDGVVTRLTKTLEQLALLGHEVKIFAPGNPPKSFAGFEVSPIPSLSLPVYPEIKFGLPTWGFFREIREWDPDVIHAVNPIWTAALGVFAARRDAVPLVASFHTNVPEYVDALGIGWTRPLTEHAITYLHNQAAVNLCTSAPMVDKARMIGMHNVKLWPKAVDTQTYHPKKSTLVMRERLSAGNPDAPLLTYIGRISKEKDLERLANVTKLVRQEVPAARLAIVGAGPYLEQLKKSFDPEVTVFTGYLSGEKLAQAFASGDVFLFPSATETLGLVALESFAAGVPVIGTNAGGIPFVIDEGETGHLIDRDASDAEWAAAAISLLTDPARRARMGQAARTEAERYSWLESTKALVAAYEEAIDNPYRR
- a CDS encoding DUF6882 domain-containing protein, coding for MPLPPLPLPENQEEIYSAGAFVQAGIDAEFTKQLGEVEATEFNFQPSPSADGTTELDQKVQVRFNTAQGIRDFPGMRLATIKDGILTWCAEGARQAPIAEFHEPQPFEFSLLNIARFLVGNAPVARVPQGDHDAVVAIAFNSLPHDTASTISLGLERFSGGIDERLALLNLAQARRLEADSAPGNAKGGATAETITLSDGTSVHLSAKDAPGGQRIVGIRKAHSGVLPEHVLADAHFTAVEHQFYLESRFPDAAVQFDAATATAMLSTSTGSTPVDAHLIATVDSDEFTWAWADPDYAGTHSARASFNLQRFGRDNCVPDLVRPCLPMEWAKDAFLPQIAMPILGAWTLLTVQLGEKTGILLASSPTLTLPAPTPEVAEAVLAVDLPAGCDAERARAAYAANRGVASW
- a CDS encoding 3-hydroxyisobutyryl-CoA hydrolase, with the protein product MSENNSAVETSSHAEPVKVSVRNHTGVIELDRPRALNSLNPEMLDIIRQALSQWREDENVQQVLVHSRSPKAFCAGGDVRAARDGVLEERWGQVDEFFEKEYKLNGDIAEYPKPYISVIDGVVMGGGLGISAHGSHRIVTDKAFASMPEMAIGYITDVGVAYMAQRMIGTRGKSDPALAKFWGLSGYRMYAADMLWAGLATHVIESPQAFIDDVIAVGVDAAAEKHAIKPEGKPELAELIDDIDEVFAFDTWADIKQALPAHPQLAEVFAKLTEKASPSSLVAATELFAGEAKAKDVREALRMELALGKHMLRRPDFVEGVRAVLVDKTHDAAFPAAGEAAEFREVIANA